The following proteins come from a genomic window of Nothobranchius furzeri strain GRZ-AD chromosome 1, NfurGRZ-RIMD1, whole genome shotgun sequence:
- the prdm4 gene encoding PR domain zinc finger protein 4 isoform X4, whose protein sequence is MNDMNLSPVGMDQLSVPSVSASHLGLPTSPTHNPIPTPGMPVAIPSLGPSIGSLPSALSLMLPMGPLSDRGVMCGLPERNYSLPPPPYPHLESSYFRHILPGILSYLADRPPPQYIHPSSLNMDGTLSVASNNPSGLDPYSGPVGPLEQGLVPMDSRQVSGQGELHQAGPHELDSTGLAMESRVSSPLSPDRMGEELANMDGVGVVAVSDAQQQLAGGRQPQAHEGLTGVDSSGGVIPLHGPSVLELPVVMEPNHMGGRVGNSGGGGAGGLGEQLHSNGEMSSGVVSVVLTGSLANQSQLSHSESSVSLHGHSGMGLEAVNVSPITADVSLGPENNLVLVNSTLQLEESAPNKENMVSAFTISSSSLLGCTLCERSYTSDCPEHGPVTFIPDMPIQSRARLSLPRPLCLRISVTDEPLGVFVRDVIPPRTCFGPVVGQHCSNVDLSDWPEKDTPQIWKMYHNNVLEFYIVTTDENECNWMMFVRKARSHEEQNLVAYPANGKLFFCTTTEIHPDQELLFYYSRDYCRLMGVPQVPEGQICQCGKECSSFSDLKCHLSTHSQPPHRHSPSHQDHSQQQQQQEPQPQQQHMLPEEKLTNGTSSSSSSPWPCNSHTAGQTNGDNNNCSSSSGSRNSNSAASRAKGQGNTRVKKFQCHMCSRAFVTSTRLNVHVMGHVGVKPHKCEYCSKAFSDPSNLRMHLKIHTGQKNYKCTVCERLFTQKSHVASHMLIHTGAEKLKCDLCDRTFIRKSDLKQHMFSHTNERQIQCPKCNKNFLKMNHLKKHMNSHEGKRDFVCEKCHKAFLTKYHLTRHLKICKGPKTERTTRKEQNVNEEEEEEEEEEDEDDSRDGRSAGERLHQIDTAIEDDCGLDVRGYNSEKSLSPSHR, encoded by the exons ATGAATGACATGAACCTGAGTCCTGTGGGCATGGACCAGCTCAGTGTTCCCTCTGTGAGTGCCAGCCACCTGGGTCTGCCCACTTCGCCCACGCACAATCCCATTCCCACACCAG GGATGCCTGTGGCCATCCCCAGTTTGGGTCCGTCCATTGGTTCCCTCCCCTCTGCTCTGTCTCTGATGCTCCCCATGGGTCCACTCAGTGACAGAGGAGTCATGTGTGGCCTACCTGAGAGGAACTACTCCTTGCCGCCTCCCCCGTACCCCCACCTGGAGAGCAGTTACTTCCGACACATACTGCCAG GTATTTTGTCCTACCTGGCGGACCGTCCACCCCCGCAGTACATTCATCCCAGCAGCCTTAACATGGATGGGACCTTGTCGGTGGCCAGCAACAATCCCTCAGGTCTGGACCCCTACAGTGGACCTGTGGGGCCCCTGGAGCAGGGCCTGGTGCCCATGGACTCGAGACAGGTCAGCGGGCAGGGAGAGCTTCACCAGGCTGGCCCTCACGAGCTGGACTCAACAGGGTTAGCTATGGAGTCACGTGTCAGCAGCCCCCTGTCCCCAGACCGGATGGGGGAGGAGCTGGCAAACATGGATGGAGTCGGAGTGGTGGCAGTTTCCGATGCTCAGCAGCAGCTTGCTGGAGGGAGGCAGCCTCAGGCTCACGAAGGTCTGACAGGAGTGGACTCTTCTGGAGGAGTGATCCCCCTCCATGGACCTTCAGTGCTGGAGCTACCGGTGGTCATGGAACCTAATCATATGGGAGGCAGGGTGGGAAACtcgggaggaggaggggcgggagGGCTTGGGGAGCAGCTCCACTCAAATGGAGAAATGAGCTCCGGCGTTGTGAGTGTGGTGCTCACCGGCTCCTTGGCCAACCAGAGCCAGCTATCCCATTCAGAGTCATCAGTGTCTCTGCATGGACACTCAGGGATGGGACTGGAGGCTGTAAATGTGTCCCCCATCACTGCTGACGTGTCTCTGGGACCAGAAAACAACCTGGTCCTGGTCAACTCCACCCTGCAACTGGAGGAATCTGCTCCCAACAAGGAGAACATGGTCTCTGCCTTCACCATCT CAAGTTCTTCTCTTTTAGGGTGCACTTTGTGCGAGCGCTCATATACCTCAGACTGTCCAGAACACGGCCCAGTCACTTTTATCCCCGACATGCCCATCCAAAGCAGAGCTCGCCTGTCTTTGCCACGTCCGCTGTGCCTTCGCATCTCAGTGACTGATGAGCCCCTCG GAGTTTTCGTGCGGGACGTTATTCCTCCACGGACTTGCTTTGGACCAGTGGTGGGTCAGCACTGTAGCAATGTGGATCTTTCTGATTGGCCAGAAAAAGACACACCTCAGATATGGAAG ATGTACCACAACAACGTTCTGGAGTTCTACATTGTGACAACGGATGAGAATGAATGCAATTGGATGATGTTTGTCCGCAAGGCAAG GAGCCATGAAGAGCAGAATCTGGTGGCTTATCCTGCAAACGGTAAACTGTTTTTTTGCACGACCACAGAGATCCACCCAGACCAAGAGCTACTCTTCTATTACAGCCGAGACTATTGCAGGCTGATGG GTGTTCCTCAAGTTCCTGAGGGCCAGATCTGCCAGTGCGGAAAAGAGTGCTCATCCTTCTCTGACCTCAAATGTCACCTCAGCACCCACAGCCAGCCTCCACACAGGCACAGCCCATCTCATCAGGACCacagtcagcagcagcagcagcaagagcCGCAGCCACAGCAACAACACATGCTCCCGGAAGAGAAGCTGACAAACGGAACCTCgagctcctcctcctctccctggcCTTGTAACAGTCACACAGCAGGACAGACAAACGGCGACAATAACaattgcagcagcagcagcggtagCAGGAACTCCAACAGTGCTGCCTCCAGAGCAAAAGGCCAGGGTAATACACGGGTGAAGAAGTTCCAGTGTCACATGTGTTCCCGAGCTTTTGTCACATCCACGAGGCTCAATGTTCACGTCATGGGTCACGTGGGGGTGAAACCCCACAAGTGTGAATACTGCAGCAAGGCCTTTAGTGATCCCAGCAACCTGAGGATGCACCTCAAGATTCACACAG GTCAGAAAAACTACAAATGCACTGTGTGTGAGAGGTTGTTCACACAGAAGTCTCATGTGGCTTCACATATGCTCATCCACACTGGTGCAGAGAAGCTAAAATGCGACCTCTGTGACAGAACATTCATCAGGAAGAGTGACCTGAAGCAGCACATGTTCTCTCACACCAA TGAACGACAGATTCAGTGTCCAAAGTGCAACAAAAACTTCCTCAAAATGAACCACCTGAAGAAGCACATGAACTCTCACGAGGGCAAAAGAGACTTTGTCTGCGAGAAGTGCCACAAAGCTTTCCTAACGAAATACCACCTCACACGTCACCTAAAAATCTGTAAAGGTCCCAAAACAGAGAGAACAACTCGTAAAGAGCAGAACGttaatgaagaggaggaggaggaagaggaggaggaagatgaagatgatAGCAGAGATGGAAGAAGTGCTGGAGAACGACTCCACCAGATTGATACAGCCATCGAAGACGACTGTGGTTTGGATGTTAGAGGTTACAACTCTGAGAAATCTCTCTCACCTTCTCATAGATGA
- the prdm4 gene encoding PR domain zinc finger protein 4 isoform X2 has protein sequence MAVHRERMNDMNLSPVGMDQLSVPSVSASHLGLPTSPTHNPIPTPGMPVAIPSLGPSIGSLPSALSLMLPMGPLSDRGVMCGLPERNYSLPPPPYPHLESSYFRHILPGILSYLADRPPPQYIHPSSLNMDGTLSVASNNPSGLDPYSGPVGPLEQGLVPMDSRQVSGQGELHQAGPHELDSTGLAMESRVSSPLSPDRMGEELANMDGVGVVAVSDAQQQLAGGRQPQAHEGLTGVDSSGGVIPLHGPSVLELPVVMEPNHMGGRVGNSGGGGAGGLGEQLHSNGEMSSGVVSVVLTGSLANQSQLSHSESSVSLHGHSGMGLEAVNVSPITADVSLGPENNLVLVNSTLQLEESAPNKENMVSAFTISSSSLLGCTLCERSYTSDCPEHGPVTFIPDMPIQSRARLSLPRPLCLRISVTDEPLGVFVRDVIPPRTCFGPVVGQHCSNVDLSDWPEKDTPQIWKMYHNNVLEFYIVTTDENECNWMMFVRKARSHEEQNLVAYPANGKLFFCTTTEIHPDQELLFYYSRDYCRLMGVPQVPEGQICQCGKECSSFSDLKCHLSTHSQPPHRHSPSHQDHSQQQQQQEPQPQQQHMLPEEKLTNGTSSSSSSPWPCNSHTAGQTNGDNNNCSSSSGSRNSNSAASRAKGQGNTRVKKFQCHMCSRAFVTSTRLNVHVMGHVGVKPHKCEYCSKAFSDPSNLRMHLKIHTGQKNYKCTVCERLFTQKSHVASHMLIHTGAEKLKCDLCDRTFIRKSDLKQHMFSHTNERQIQCPKCNKNFLKMNHLKKHMNSHEGKRDFVCEKCHKAFLTKYHLTRHLKICKGPKTERTTRKEQNVNEEEEEEEEEEDEDDSRDGRSAGERLHQIDTAIEDDCGLDVRGYNSEKSLSPSHR, from the exons ATGGCCGTGCACAGAGAAAG GATGAATGACATGAACCTGAGTCCTGTGGGCATGGACCAGCTCAGTGTTCCCTCTGTGAGTGCCAGCCACCTGGGTCTGCCCACTTCGCCCACGCACAATCCCATTCCCACACCAG GGATGCCTGTGGCCATCCCCAGTTTGGGTCCGTCCATTGGTTCCCTCCCCTCTGCTCTGTCTCTGATGCTCCCCATGGGTCCACTCAGTGACAGAGGAGTCATGTGTGGCCTACCTGAGAGGAACTACTCCTTGCCGCCTCCCCCGTACCCCCACCTGGAGAGCAGTTACTTCCGACACATACTGCCAG GTATTTTGTCCTACCTGGCGGACCGTCCACCCCCGCAGTACATTCATCCCAGCAGCCTTAACATGGATGGGACCTTGTCGGTGGCCAGCAACAATCCCTCAGGTCTGGACCCCTACAGTGGACCTGTGGGGCCCCTGGAGCAGGGCCTGGTGCCCATGGACTCGAGACAGGTCAGCGGGCAGGGAGAGCTTCACCAGGCTGGCCCTCACGAGCTGGACTCAACAGGGTTAGCTATGGAGTCACGTGTCAGCAGCCCCCTGTCCCCAGACCGGATGGGGGAGGAGCTGGCAAACATGGATGGAGTCGGAGTGGTGGCAGTTTCCGATGCTCAGCAGCAGCTTGCTGGAGGGAGGCAGCCTCAGGCTCACGAAGGTCTGACAGGAGTGGACTCTTCTGGAGGAGTGATCCCCCTCCATGGACCTTCAGTGCTGGAGCTACCGGTGGTCATGGAACCTAATCATATGGGAGGCAGGGTGGGAAACtcgggaggaggaggggcgggagGGCTTGGGGAGCAGCTCCACTCAAATGGAGAAATGAGCTCCGGCGTTGTGAGTGTGGTGCTCACCGGCTCCTTGGCCAACCAGAGCCAGCTATCCCATTCAGAGTCATCAGTGTCTCTGCATGGACACTCAGGGATGGGACTGGAGGCTGTAAATGTGTCCCCCATCACTGCTGACGTGTCTCTGGGACCAGAAAACAACCTGGTCCTGGTCAACTCCACCCTGCAACTGGAGGAATCTGCTCCCAACAAGGAGAACATGGTCTCTGCCTTCACCATCT CAAGTTCTTCTCTTTTAGGGTGCACTTTGTGCGAGCGCTCATATACCTCAGACTGTCCAGAACACGGCCCAGTCACTTTTATCCCCGACATGCCCATCCAAAGCAGAGCTCGCCTGTCTTTGCCACGTCCGCTGTGCCTTCGCATCTCAGTGACTGATGAGCCCCTCG GAGTTTTCGTGCGGGACGTTATTCCTCCACGGACTTGCTTTGGACCAGTGGTGGGTCAGCACTGTAGCAATGTGGATCTTTCTGATTGGCCAGAAAAAGACACACCTCAGATATGGAAG ATGTACCACAACAACGTTCTGGAGTTCTACATTGTGACAACGGATGAGAATGAATGCAATTGGATGATGTTTGTCCGCAAGGCAAG GAGCCATGAAGAGCAGAATCTGGTGGCTTATCCTGCAAACGGTAAACTGTTTTTTTGCACGACCACAGAGATCCACCCAGACCAAGAGCTACTCTTCTATTACAGCCGAGACTATTGCAGGCTGATGG GTGTTCCTCAAGTTCCTGAGGGCCAGATCTGCCAGTGCGGAAAAGAGTGCTCATCCTTCTCTGACCTCAAATGTCACCTCAGCACCCACAGCCAGCCTCCACACAGGCACAGCCCATCTCATCAGGACCacagtcagcagcagcagcagcaagagcCGCAGCCACAGCAACAACACATGCTCCCGGAAGAGAAGCTGACAAACGGAACCTCgagctcctcctcctctccctggcCTTGTAACAGTCACACAGCAGGACAGACAAACGGCGACAATAACaattgcagcagcagcagcggtagCAGGAACTCCAACAGTGCTGCCTCCAGAGCAAAAGGCCAGGGTAATACACGGGTGAAGAAGTTCCAGTGTCACATGTGTTCCCGAGCTTTTGTCACATCCACGAGGCTCAATGTTCACGTCATGGGTCACGTGGGGGTGAAACCCCACAAGTGTGAATACTGCAGCAAGGCCTTTAGTGATCCCAGCAACCTGAGGATGCACCTCAAGATTCACACAG GTCAGAAAAACTACAAATGCACTGTGTGTGAGAGGTTGTTCACACAGAAGTCTCATGTGGCTTCACATATGCTCATCCACACTGGTGCAGAGAAGCTAAAATGCGACCTCTGTGACAGAACATTCATCAGGAAGAGTGACCTGAAGCAGCACATGTTCTCTCACACCAA TGAACGACAGATTCAGTGTCCAAAGTGCAACAAAAACTTCCTCAAAATGAACCACCTGAAGAAGCACATGAACTCTCACGAGGGCAAAAGAGACTTTGTCTGCGAGAAGTGCCACAAAGCTTTCCTAACGAAATACCACCTCACACGTCACCTAAAAATCTGTAAAGGTCCCAAAACAGAGAGAACAACTCGTAAAGAGCAGAACGttaatgaagaggaggaggaggaagaggaggaggaagatgaagatgatAGCAGAGATGGAAGAAGTGCTGGAGAACGACTCCACCAGATTGATACAGCCATCGAAGACGACTGTGGTTTGGATGTTAGAGGTTACAACTCTGAGAAATCTCTCTCACCTTCTCATAGATGA
- the prdm4 gene encoding PR domain zinc finger protein 4 isoform X3 yields the protein MAVHRERLCWMNDMNLSPVGMDQLSVPSVSASHLGLPTSPTHNPIPTPGMPVAIPSLGPSIGSLPSALSLMLPMGPLSDRGVMCGLPERNYSLPPPPYPHLESSYFRHILPGILSYLADRPPPQYIHPSSLNMDGTLSVASNNPSGLDPYSGPVGPLEQGLVPMDSRQVSGQGELHQAGPHELDSTGLAMESRVSSPLSPDRMGEELANMDGVGVVAVSDAQQQLAGGRQPQAHEGLTGVDSSGGVIPLHGPSVLELPVVMEPNHMGGRVGNSGGGGAGGLGEQLHSNGEMSSGVVSVVLTGSLANQSQLSHSESSVSLHGHSGMGLEAVNVSPITADVSLGPENNLVLVNSTLQLEESAPNKENMVSAFTIWCTLCERSYTSDCPEHGPVTFIPDMPIQSRARLSLPRPLCLRISVTDEPLGVFVRDVIPPRTCFGPVVGQHCSNVDLSDWPEKDTPQIWKMYHNNVLEFYIVTTDENECNWMMFVRKARSHEEQNLVAYPANGKLFFCTTTEIHPDQELLFYYSRDYCRLMGVPQVPEGQICQCGKECSSFSDLKCHLSTHSQPPHRHSPSHQDHSQQQQQQEPQPQQQHMLPEEKLTNGTSSSSSSPWPCNSHTAGQTNGDNNNCSSSSGSRNSNSAASRAKGQGNTRVKKFQCHMCSRAFVTSTRLNVHVMGHVGVKPHKCEYCSKAFSDPSNLRMHLKIHTGQKNYKCTVCERLFTQKSHVASHMLIHTGAEKLKCDLCDRTFIRKSDLKQHMFSHTNERQIQCPKCNKNFLKMNHLKKHMNSHEGKRDFVCEKCHKAFLTKYHLTRHLKICKGPKTERTTRKEQNVNEEEEEEEEEEDEDDSRDGRSAGERLHQIDTAIEDDCGLDVRGYNSEKSLSPSHR from the exons ATGGCCGTGCACAGAGAAAGGTTATGTTG GATGAATGACATGAACCTGAGTCCTGTGGGCATGGACCAGCTCAGTGTTCCCTCTGTGAGTGCCAGCCACCTGGGTCTGCCCACTTCGCCCACGCACAATCCCATTCCCACACCAG GGATGCCTGTGGCCATCCCCAGTTTGGGTCCGTCCATTGGTTCCCTCCCCTCTGCTCTGTCTCTGATGCTCCCCATGGGTCCACTCAGTGACAGAGGAGTCATGTGTGGCCTACCTGAGAGGAACTACTCCTTGCCGCCTCCCCCGTACCCCCACCTGGAGAGCAGTTACTTCCGACACATACTGCCAG GTATTTTGTCCTACCTGGCGGACCGTCCACCCCCGCAGTACATTCATCCCAGCAGCCTTAACATGGATGGGACCTTGTCGGTGGCCAGCAACAATCCCTCAGGTCTGGACCCCTACAGTGGACCTGTGGGGCCCCTGGAGCAGGGCCTGGTGCCCATGGACTCGAGACAGGTCAGCGGGCAGGGAGAGCTTCACCAGGCTGGCCCTCACGAGCTGGACTCAACAGGGTTAGCTATGGAGTCACGTGTCAGCAGCCCCCTGTCCCCAGACCGGATGGGGGAGGAGCTGGCAAACATGGATGGAGTCGGAGTGGTGGCAGTTTCCGATGCTCAGCAGCAGCTTGCTGGAGGGAGGCAGCCTCAGGCTCACGAAGGTCTGACAGGAGTGGACTCTTCTGGAGGAGTGATCCCCCTCCATGGACCTTCAGTGCTGGAGCTACCGGTGGTCATGGAACCTAATCATATGGGAGGCAGGGTGGGAAACtcgggaggaggaggggcgggagGGCTTGGGGAGCAGCTCCACTCAAATGGAGAAATGAGCTCCGGCGTTGTGAGTGTGGTGCTCACCGGCTCCTTGGCCAACCAGAGCCAGCTATCCCATTCAGAGTCATCAGTGTCTCTGCATGGACACTCAGGGATGGGACTGGAGGCTGTAAATGTGTCCCCCATCACTGCTGACGTGTCTCTGGGACCAGAAAACAACCTGGTCCTGGTCAACTCCACCCTGCAACTGGAGGAATCTGCTCCCAACAAGGAGAACATGGTCTCTGCCTTCACCATCT GGTGCACTTTGTGCGAGCGCTCATATACCTCAGACTGTCCAGAACACGGCCCAGTCACTTTTATCCCCGACATGCCCATCCAAAGCAGAGCTCGCCTGTCTTTGCCACGTCCGCTGTGCCTTCGCATCTCAGTGACTGATGAGCCCCTCG GAGTTTTCGTGCGGGACGTTATTCCTCCACGGACTTGCTTTGGACCAGTGGTGGGTCAGCACTGTAGCAATGTGGATCTTTCTGATTGGCCAGAAAAAGACACACCTCAGATATGGAAG ATGTACCACAACAACGTTCTGGAGTTCTACATTGTGACAACGGATGAGAATGAATGCAATTGGATGATGTTTGTCCGCAAGGCAAG GAGCCATGAAGAGCAGAATCTGGTGGCTTATCCTGCAAACGGTAAACTGTTTTTTTGCACGACCACAGAGATCCACCCAGACCAAGAGCTACTCTTCTATTACAGCCGAGACTATTGCAGGCTGATGG GTGTTCCTCAAGTTCCTGAGGGCCAGATCTGCCAGTGCGGAAAAGAGTGCTCATCCTTCTCTGACCTCAAATGTCACCTCAGCACCCACAGCCAGCCTCCACACAGGCACAGCCCATCTCATCAGGACCacagtcagcagcagcagcagcaagagcCGCAGCCACAGCAACAACACATGCTCCCGGAAGAGAAGCTGACAAACGGAACCTCgagctcctcctcctctccctggcCTTGTAACAGTCACACAGCAGGACAGACAAACGGCGACAATAACaattgcagcagcagcagcggtagCAGGAACTCCAACAGTGCTGCCTCCAGAGCAAAAGGCCAGGGTAATACACGGGTGAAGAAGTTCCAGTGTCACATGTGTTCCCGAGCTTTTGTCACATCCACGAGGCTCAATGTTCACGTCATGGGTCACGTGGGGGTGAAACCCCACAAGTGTGAATACTGCAGCAAGGCCTTTAGTGATCCCAGCAACCTGAGGATGCACCTCAAGATTCACACAG GTCAGAAAAACTACAAATGCACTGTGTGTGAGAGGTTGTTCACACAGAAGTCTCATGTGGCTTCACATATGCTCATCCACACTGGTGCAGAGAAGCTAAAATGCGACCTCTGTGACAGAACATTCATCAGGAAGAGTGACCTGAAGCAGCACATGTTCTCTCACACCAA TGAACGACAGATTCAGTGTCCAAAGTGCAACAAAAACTTCCTCAAAATGAACCACCTGAAGAAGCACATGAACTCTCACGAGGGCAAAAGAGACTTTGTCTGCGAGAAGTGCCACAAAGCTTTCCTAACGAAATACCACCTCACACGTCACCTAAAAATCTGTAAAGGTCCCAAAACAGAGAGAACAACTCGTAAAGAGCAGAACGttaatgaagaggaggaggaggaagaggaggaggaagatgaagatgatAGCAGAGATGGAAGAAGTGCTGGAGAACGACTCCACCAGATTGATACAGCCATCGAAGACGACTGTGGTTTGGATGTTAGAGGTTACAACTCTGAGAAATCTCTCTCACCTTCTCATAGATGA
- the prdm4 gene encoding PR domain zinc finger protein 4 isoform X1, with translation MAVHRERLCWMNDMNLSPVGMDQLSVPSVSASHLGLPTSPTHNPIPTPGMPVAIPSLGPSIGSLPSALSLMLPMGPLSDRGVMCGLPERNYSLPPPPYPHLESSYFRHILPGILSYLADRPPPQYIHPSSLNMDGTLSVASNNPSGLDPYSGPVGPLEQGLVPMDSRQVSGQGELHQAGPHELDSTGLAMESRVSSPLSPDRMGEELANMDGVGVVAVSDAQQQLAGGRQPQAHEGLTGVDSSGGVIPLHGPSVLELPVVMEPNHMGGRVGNSGGGGAGGLGEQLHSNGEMSSGVVSVVLTGSLANQSQLSHSESSVSLHGHSGMGLEAVNVSPITADVSLGPENNLVLVNSTLQLEESAPNKENMVSAFTISSSSLLGCTLCERSYTSDCPEHGPVTFIPDMPIQSRARLSLPRPLCLRISVTDEPLGVFVRDVIPPRTCFGPVVGQHCSNVDLSDWPEKDTPQIWKMYHNNVLEFYIVTTDENECNWMMFVRKARSHEEQNLVAYPANGKLFFCTTTEIHPDQELLFYYSRDYCRLMGVPQVPEGQICQCGKECSSFSDLKCHLSTHSQPPHRHSPSHQDHSQQQQQQEPQPQQQHMLPEEKLTNGTSSSSSSPWPCNSHTAGQTNGDNNNCSSSSGSRNSNSAASRAKGQGNTRVKKFQCHMCSRAFVTSTRLNVHVMGHVGVKPHKCEYCSKAFSDPSNLRMHLKIHTGQKNYKCTVCERLFTQKSHVASHMLIHTGAEKLKCDLCDRTFIRKSDLKQHMFSHTNERQIQCPKCNKNFLKMNHLKKHMNSHEGKRDFVCEKCHKAFLTKYHLTRHLKICKGPKTERTTRKEQNVNEEEEEEEEEEDEDDSRDGRSAGERLHQIDTAIEDDCGLDVRGYNSEKSLSPSHR, from the exons ATGGCCGTGCACAGAGAAAGGTTATGTTG GATGAATGACATGAACCTGAGTCCTGTGGGCATGGACCAGCTCAGTGTTCCCTCTGTGAGTGCCAGCCACCTGGGTCTGCCCACTTCGCCCACGCACAATCCCATTCCCACACCAG GGATGCCTGTGGCCATCCCCAGTTTGGGTCCGTCCATTGGTTCCCTCCCCTCTGCTCTGTCTCTGATGCTCCCCATGGGTCCACTCAGTGACAGAGGAGTCATGTGTGGCCTACCTGAGAGGAACTACTCCTTGCCGCCTCCCCCGTACCCCCACCTGGAGAGCAGTTACTTCCGACACATACTGCCAG GTATTTTGTCCTACCTGGCGGACCGTCCACCCCCGCAGTACATTCATCCCAGCAGCCTTAACATGGATGGGACCTTGTCGGTGGCCAGCAACAATCCCTCAGGTCTGGACCCCTACAGTGGACCTGTGGGGCCCCTGGAGCAGGGCCTGGTGCCCATGGACTCGAGACAGGTCAGCGGGCAGGGAGAGCTTCACCAGGCTGGCCCTCACGAGCTGGACTCAACAGGGTTAGCTATGGAGTCACGTGTCAGCAGCCCCCTGTCCCCAGACCGGATGGGGGAGGAGCTGGCAAACATGGATGGAGTCGGAGTGGTGGCAGTTTCCGATGCTCAGCAGCAGCTTGCTGGAGGGAGGCAGCCTCAGGCTCACGAAGGTCTGACAGGAGTGGACTCTTCTGGAGGAGTGATCCCCCTCCATGGACCTTCAGTGCTGGAGCTACCGGTGGTCATGGAACCTAATCATATGGGAGGCAGGGTGGGAAACtcgggaggaggaggggcgggagGGCTTGGGGAGCAGCTCCACTCAAATGGAGAAATGAGCTCCGGCGTTGTGAGTGTGGTGCTCACCGGCTCCTTGGCCAACCAGAGCCAGCTATCCCATTCAGAGTCATCAGTGTCTCTGCATGGACACTCAGGGATGGGACTGGAGGCTGTAAATGTGTCCCCCATCACTGCTGACGTGTCTCTGGGACCAGAAAACAACCTGGTCCTGGTCAACTCCACCCTGCAACTGGAGGAATCTGCTCCCAACAAGGAGAACATGGTCTCTGCCTTCACCATCT CAAGTTCTTCTCTTTTAGGGTGCACTTTGTGCGAGCGCTCATATACCTCAGACTGTCCAGAACACGGCCCAGTCACTTTTATCCCCGACATGCCCATCCAAAGCAGAGCTCGCCTGTCTTTGCCACGTCCGCTGTGCCTTCGCATCTCAGTGACTGATGAGCCCCTCG GAGTTTTCGTGCGGGACGTTATTCCTCCACGGACTTGCTTTGGACCAGTGGTGGGTCAGCACTGTAGCAATGTGGATCTTTCTGATTGGCCAGAAAAAGACACACCTCAGATATGGAAG ATGTACCACAACAACGTTCTGGAGTTCTACATTGTGACAACGGATGAGAATGAATGCAATTGGATGATGTTTGTCCGCAAGGCAAG GAGCCATGAAGAGCAGAATCTGGTGGCTTATCCTGCAAACGGTAAACTGTTTTTTTGCACGACCACAGAGATCCACCCAGACCAAGAGCTACTCTTCTATTACAGCCGAGACTATTGCAGGCTGATGG GTGTTCCTCAAGTTCCTGAGGGCCAGATCTGCCAGTGCGGAAAAGAGTGCTCATCCTTCTCTGACCTCAAATGTCACCTCAGCACCCACAGCCAGCCTCCACACAGGCACAGCCCATCTCATCAGGACCacagtcagcagcagcagcagcaagagcCGCAGCCACAGCAACAACACATGCTCCCGGAAGAGAAGCTGACAAACGGAACCTCgagctcctcctcctctccctggcCTTGTAACAGTCACACAGCAGGACAGACAAACGGCGACAATAACaattgcagcagcagcagcggtagCAGGAACTCCAACAGTGCTGCCTCCAGAGCAAAAGGCCAGGGTAATACACGGGTGAAGAAGTTCCAGTGTCACATGTGTTCCCGAGCTTTTGTCACATCCACGAGGCTCAATGTTCACGTCATGGGTCACGTGGGGGTGAAACCCCACAAGTGTGAATACTGCAGCAAGGCCTTTAGTGATCCCAGCAACCTGAGGATGCACCTCAAGATTCACACAG GTCAGAAAAACTACAAATGCACTGTGTGTGAGAGGTTGTTCACACAGAAGTCTCATGTGGCTTCACATATGCTCATCCACACTGGTGCAGAGAAGCTAAAATGCGACCTCTGTGACAGAACATTCATCAGGAAGAGTGACCTGAAGCAGCACATGTTCTCTCACACCAA TGAACGACAGATTCAGTGTCCAAAGTGCAACAAAAACTTCCTCAAAATGAACCACCTGAAGAAGCACATGAACTCTCACGAGGGCAAAAGAGACTTTGTCTGCGAGAAGTGCCACAAAGCTTTCCTAACGAAATACCACCTCACACGTCACCTAAAAATCTGTAAAGGTCCCAAAACAGAGAGAACAACTCGTAAAGAGCAGAACGttaatgaagaggaggaggaggaagaggaggaggaagatgaagatgatAGCAGAGATGGAAGAAGTGCTGGAGAACGACTCCACCAGATTGATACAGCCATCGAAGACGACTGTGGTTTGGATGTTAGAGGTTACAACTCTGAGAAATCTCTCTCACCTTCTCATAGATGA